The following proteins come from a genomic window of Alosa alosa isolate M-15738 ecotype Scorff River chromosome 2, AALO_Geno_1.1, whole genome shotgun sequence:
- the fhl1b gene encoding four and a half LIM domains protein 1b: MTDRFDCFYCRDDLNGKKYIKKEEKPVCMRCFEKFCANNCVECRRPIGADSKELHHKNRYWHEACFRCAKCYKPLAKESFSTKDDRILCGKCSSREDAPRCHGCYKPILAGSENVEYKGNVWHEECFTCYQCKKPIRSQSFMTKNDNVYCTHCHERKFAKHCASCKQPITTGGVNYQDQPWHSDCFVCTKCRKPLAGTRFTSHEEKPFCVDCYKSTVAKKCTGCNNPITGFGKATNVVNYEGGSWHEYCFNCKKCSINLADKRFIAEAGSIYCSDCAKKL, encoded by the exons ATGACGGACCGCTTCGACTGTTTCTACTGCCGCGACGACCTGAACGGCAAGAAGTACATCAAGAAGGAGGAGAAGCCCGTGTGCATGCGCTGCTTCGAGAAGTTCTGCGCCAACAACTGCGTCGAATGCCGTCGCCCCATCGGGGCTGACTCGAAG GAGCTGCACCATAAGAACCGTTACTGGCACGAGGCTTGCTTCCGCTGCGCCAAGTGCTACAAGCCCCTGGCCAAGGAGTCCTTTAGCACCAAGGATGACCGCATCCTGTGTGGGAAATGCAGCTCCCGTGAGGATGCTCCACGTTGCCATGGCTGCTACAAGCCCATACTGGCAG GCTCTGAGAATGTAGAGTACAAGGGCAACGTGTGGCATGAGGAGTGCTTCACCTGCTACCAGTGTAAAAAGCCCATCCGCTCCCAGAGTTTCATGACCAAGAACGACAACGTGTACTGCACCCACTGCCATGAGAGGAAGTTTGCTAAGCATTGCGCTAGCTGTAAGCAG CCCATCACCACTGGAGGCGTGAACTACCAGGACCAGCCCTGGCATTCAGACTGTTTTGTCTGCACCAAGTGCAGGAAGCCCTTGGCTGGGACCCGCTTCACCTCGCATGAGGAGAAGCCCTTCTGTGTGGACTGCTACAAGAGCACTGTGGCAAAGAAATGCACAGGATGCAACAATCCTATCACAG GGTTTGGTAAAGCCACAAACGTAGTGAACTACGAGGGCGGCTCCTGGCATGAGTACTGCTTCAACTGCAAGAAGTGCTCCATCAATCTGGCTGACAAGCGCTTCATCGCTGAAGCCGGCTCCATCTACTGCTCCGACTGCGCTAAGAAGCTGTGA